One genomic region from Actinocatenispora thailandica encodes:
- a CDS encoding 3-methyladenine DNA glycosylase translates to MSVPPSVCTGAAPSGTGAVTAASAAGPGANQPDPPGADQHAADQRSPGERGASRRGAVAGAAPGGDLTGRCRVLAEPEWRRRRSDHERRVDGWIRPHLARRRDGQRHPVQDFLFTYYSHRPAQLRRWHPGAGIVLAGADPAEFGERYVPVDGGATLATSPLLARRSDTVAWVRDLLVRTAGRPAQFGCFGLHEWAMVYRQTPEQLRHAAWPLRLSSADTDRVVADRGVRCSHFDAFRFFTEPARPLNVLQPTRERQPELEQPGCLHATMDLYKWAYKLSPLVGSDLVADCFALARQVREIDMRASPYDLSALGYRPIPIETPAGRAEYAAAQRAMAERAAPLRQRLIAACDHLLA, encoded by the coding sequence ATGTCCGTACCGCCGAGCGTGTGCACCGGCGCGGCGCCGTCCGGCACCGGCGCCGTCACGGCGGCGTCCGCCGCCGGCCCTGGCGCGAACCAGCCCGACCCACCCGGCGCGGACCAACACGCCGCCGACCAGCGCAGCCCGGGCGAGCGGGGCGCGAGCCGGCGTGGCGCCGTGGCCGGCGCGGCGCCAGGTGGCGACCTCACGGGCCGGTGCCGGGTGCTGGCCGAACCGGAGTGGCGGCGCCGTCGAAGCGACCACGAGCGGCGGGTGGACGGCTGGATCCGACCGCACCTGGCCCGGCGCCGCGACGGGCAGCGGCACCCGGTGCAGGACTTCCTTTTCACGTACTACTCGCACCGGCCGGCCCAGCTGCGCCGTTGGCACCCGGGTGCCGGGATCGTGCTCGCCGGCGCCGACCCGGCCGAGTTCGGCGAGCGGTACGTGCCGGTCGACGGTGGCGCCACGCTGGCCACCTCGCCGCTGCTCGCCCGCCGCAGCGACACCGTCGCCTGGGTCCGTGACCTGCTGGTCCGCACCGCGGGGCGGCCGGCCCAGTTCGGCTGCTTCGGCCTGCACGAGTGGGCCATGGTGTACCGGCAGACGCCCGAGCAACTGCGGCACGCGGCGTGGCCGCTGCGGCTGTCGTCGGCCGACACCGACCGGGTGGTCGCCGATCGGGGCGTACGGTGCAGCCACTTCGACGCGTTCCGGTTCTTCACCGAGCCGGCCCGGCCGCTCAACGTGCTGCAACCCACCCGCGAGCGCCAGCCGGAGCTGGAGCAGCCGGGCTGCCTGCACGCGACGATGGACCTGTACAAGTGGGCCTACAAGCTGTCCCCGCTGGTCGGCAGCGACCTGGTGGCGGACTGCTTCGCGCTGGCCCGGCAGGTCCGAGAGATCGACATGCGCGCCTCGCCGTACGACCTGAGCGCGCTCGGCTACCGGCCGATCCCGATCGAGACGCCCGCCGGGCGCGCCGAGTACGCCGCGGCGCAGCGCGCGATGGCCGAACGGGCCGCGCCACTGCGGCAGCGCCTGATCGCCGCCTGCGACCACCTGCTCGCCTGA
- the leuD gene encoding 3-isopropylmalate dehydratase small subunit, which translates to MQKFTVHTGTGVPLRRSNVDTDQIIPAVYLKRVTRTGFADGLFSAWRSDPEFVLNNPAFAGGTVLVAGTDFGTGSSREHAVWALQDHGFAAVIAPRFGDIFRGNSLKGGLLPVQLPIDAVEELWKLIEHDPSTQITVDLVEREVRADGRSWSFELDDFTRWRLLEGLDDIGLTLRHEADIAAYESSRPSFKPTVATA; encoded by the coding sequence ATGCAGAAGTTCACCGTGCACACCGGCACCGGCGTGCCGCTGCGACGGTCCAATGTGGACACCGACCAGATCATCCCGGCGGTGTACCTCAAGCGCGTCACCCGGACCGGCTTCGCCGACGGGCTGTTCTCGGCCTGGCGCTCGGACCCCGAGTTCGTGCTCAACAACCCGGCGTTCGCCGGCGGGACGGTGCTCGTCGCCGGTACCGACTTCGGTACCGGCTCGTCCCGCGAGCACGCTGTCTGGGCGTTGCAGGACCACGGCTTCGCGGCGGTGATCGCCCCCCGGTTCGGCGACATCTTCCGCGGCAACTCGCTCAAGGGCGGGCTGCTGCCGGTGCAGCTGCCGATCGACGCGGTCGAGGAGCTGTGGAAGCTGATCGAGCACGACCCGAGCACGCAGATCACCGTCGACCTGGTCGAGCGCGAGGTCCGGGCCGACGGCCGGTCCTGGTCGTTCGAGCTGGACGACTTCACCCGCTGGCGGTTGCTGGAAGGGCTGGACGACATCGGCCTGACGCTGCGGCACGAGGCCGACATCGCCGCGTACGAGAGTTCGCGACCGTCGTTCAAACCGACGGTCGCCACCGCCTGA
- a CDS encoding HAD family hydrolase yields the protein MRAVLFDIDDTLVDYSSAERAGILDYLAELGVPAADRAAAADRWHLVQEQEFARYLAGELSFTGQQEARAVDMARWLGRPAPADPAAWFRGYRRHYLAAMRPFDDAADCLRTVSAVAAIGVVSNNDEAPARHKLARAGLLDRLACVVCVDTAGCAKPDPEIFEYACRALAVAPHEAAYVGDNRSTDAEAAHAAGLTGVWLDRHDTGVAAAPGIRRIRTLAALPAALGLRIR from the coding sequence GTGCGGGCGGTGCTGTTCGACATCGACGACACGCTGGTCGACTACTCGTCGGCCGAACGTGCCGGCATCCTCGACTACCTGGCCGAGCTGGGTGTGCCGGCCGCGGACCGGGCGGCCGCCGCGGACCGCTGGCATCTGGTGCAGGAGCAGGAGTTCGCCCGCTACCTGGCCGGTGAGTTGAGCTTCACCGGCCAGCAGGAGGCCCGCGCGGTGGACATGGCCCGCTGGTTGGGCCGGCCGGCGCCGGCCGATCCAGCCGCCTGGTTTCGCGGCTACCGCCGTCATTACCTCGCCGCGATGCGCCCGTTCGACGACGCGGCCGACTGCCTGCGCACCGTGTCCGCGGTCGCGGCGATCGGCGTGGTCAGCAACAACGACGAGGCACCTGCCCGGCACAAGCTTGCCCGTGCCGGGCTGCTGGACCGGTTGGCCTGCGTGGTCTGCGTCGACACCGCCGGCTGCGCGAAACCGGACCCGGAGATCTTCGAGTACGCCTGCCGGGCGCTCGCGGTGGCCCCGCACGAGGCCGCCTACGTCGGCGACAACCGCAGCACCGACGCGGAAGCCGCCCACGCCGCCGGCCTCACCGGCGTCTGGTTGGACCGCCACGACACCGGGGTGGCCGCCGCCCCCGGCATCCGCCGCATCCGCACCCTGGCCGCGCTCCCGGCAGCGCTGGGCCTGCGCATCCGCTGA
- the gltX gene encoding glutamate--tRNA ligase yields the protein MTDHDPAPTGAGSTGETPTGADVRVRFCPSPTGTPHVGLMRTGLFNWAYARHTGGKLIFRIEDTDAARDSEESYRMLLDAMAWLGMDYDEGPDIDGPYAPYRQSQRREIYTDVAKRLLEAGFAYESFSTAEEVEARHVAAGRDPKLGYDNFDRTLTDEQKAAFRAAGRVPSLRLRMPDEDLTWDDVVRGEVTFKVGSVPDFVIVRGTGDPLYTLVNPVDDALMRITHVLRGEDLLPSTPRQLALYRALVAIGVAERTPRFGHLPYVMGEGNKKLSKRDPKSDLFQYRREGYLPEGMVNYLALLGWSIAPDRDVFSPAELVAAFDVADVNVNPARFDAKKMAAINAAHVRLLTPDDFVTRITPYLVDAGLVTPTDAERQVIAAAAPLIQERITTLGQAPDMLRFLFTPEQSYAPEEASAAKALGADAAPILDASIAALDGLTDWRAADLEEVLKAALVDGLGLKPRKAFAPVRVAVTGRTVSPPLYESMELLGRDRSLSRLRAARANLG from the coding sequence TTGACTGACCACGACCCCGCGCCGACCGGCGCCGGCTCGACCGGTGAGACGCCGACCGGCGCCGACGTCCGGGTGCGGTTCTGCCCGTCGCCGACCGGCACCCCGCACGTCGGGCTGATGCGCACCGGGCTGTTCAACTGGGCGTACGCGCGACACACCGGCGGCAAGCTGATCTTCCGGATCGAGGACACCGACGCCGCACGCGACTCCGAGGAGAGCTACCGGATGCTCCTCGACGCGATGGCCTGGCTCGGCATGGACTACGACGAGGGCCCGGACATCGACGGGCCGTACGCGCCGTACCGGCAGAGCCAGCGCCGCGAGATCTACACCGACGTCGCGAAGCGGCTGCTCGAGGCGGGCTTCGCGTACGAGTCGTTCTCCACCGCCGAGGAGGTCGAGGCCCGGCACGTCGCGGCCGGCCGCGACCCGAAGCTGGGGTACGACAACTTCGACCGGACCCTGACCGACGAGCAGAAGGCGGCCTTCCGGGCCGCGGGCCGGGTGCCGTCGCTGCGGCTGCGGATGCCCGACGAGGACCTCACCTGGGACGACGTGGTCCGCGGCGAGGTGACGTTCAAGGTCGGTTCGGTGCCCGACTTCGTCATCGTCCGCGGCACCGGCGACCCGCTGTACACGCTGGTCAACCCGGTCGACGACGCGCTGATGCGAATCACCCACGTGCTGCGCGGCGAGGACCTGCTGCCGTCCACCCCGCGCCAGCTCGCGCTGTACCGGGCGCTCGTGGCGATCGGCGTCGCCGAGCGCACGCCGCGCTTCGGCCACCTGCCGTACGTGATGGGGGAGGGCAACAAGAAGCTGTCCAAGCGCGACCCCAAGAGCGACCTGTTCCAGTACCGCCGGGAGGGCTACCTTCCCGAGGGCATGGTCAACTACCTGGCGCTGCTGGGCTGGTCGATCGCGCCGGACCGGGACGTGTTCAGCCCGGCCGAGCTGGTGGCGGCCTTCGACGTGGCCGACGTCAACGTCAACCCGGCCCGGTTCGACGCCAAGAAGATGGCCGCGATCAACGCCGCACACGTCCGGCTGCTCACCCCGGACGACTTCGTCACCCGGATCACGCCGTACCTGGTCGACGCCGGGCTGGTGACGCCGACCGACGCCGAGCGGCAGGTGATCGCCGCCGCGGCGCCGCTGATCCAGGAGCGGATCACCACCCTGGGGCAGGCGCCGGACATGCTGCGGTTCCTGTTCACCCCGGAGCAGTCGTACGCGCCCGAGGAGGCCAGCGCGGCGAAGGCGCTCGGCGCGGACGCGGCACCGATCCTGGACGCGTCGATCGCCGCGCTCGACGGCCTCACCGACTGGCGTGCCGCCGACCTGGAAGAGGTGCTGAAGGCGGCACTGGTCGACGGGCTGGGACTCAAGCCGCGCAAGGCGTTCGCACCGGTTCGGGTCGCGGTGACCGGCCGCACCGTGTCGCCACCGCTGTACGAGTCGATGGAGCTGCTGGGCCGGGACCGCTCGCTGTCCCGGCTCCGCGCTGCCCGCGCGAACCTGGGCTGA
- the leuC gene encoding 3-isopropylmalate dehydratase large subunit, with protein sequence MGRTLAEKIWDAHVVRSAAGEPDLLYIDLHLVHEVTSPQAFDGLRAAGRKVRRPDLTLATEDHNTPTDSLVTIADPVSRTQLETLRRNAAEFGVPLHSLGAAEQGIVHVIGPQLGATQPGMTIVCGDSHTSTHGAFGSIAFGIGTSEVEHVLATQTLPQTKPKTMAVNVTGALRPGVTAKDLILALITQVGTGGGQGHIVEYRGEAIPNLSMEGRMTICNMSIEWGARAGMVAPDETTFGYLKGRPNAPAGADWDAAVEYWRGLVTDDDATFDTEVTIDASAVEPFVTWGTNPGQGAPLSGTVPAPESFADEAARTAAERALSYMDLTAGTKLRDIDVDVVFLGSCTNGRLEDLRAAAEVISGRQVADGVRMLVVPGSARVREAAEAEGLHEVFTAAGAEWRFAGCSMCLGMNPDVLTPGQRSASTSNRNFEGRQGRGGRTHLVSPAVAAATAVAGHLAAPADL encoded by the coding sequence ATGGGGCGCACACTCGCCGAGAAGATCTGGGACGCGCATGTCGTACGGTCCGCCGCGGGCGAACCCGACCTGCTATACATCGACCTGCACCTCGTTCACGAGGTGACCAGCCCGCAGGCCTTCGACGGCCTGCGAGCGGCCGGGCGCAAGGTCCGCCGGCCGGACCTGACGCTCGCCACCGAGGACCACAACACACCCACCGACAGCCTCGTCACGATCGCCGACCCGGTGTCGCGGACCCAGCTGGAGACGTTGCGCCGCAACGCCGCCGAGTTCGGTGTCCCGCTGCACTCGCTCGGCGCCGCCGAACAGGGCATCGTGCACGTGATCGGGCCGCAGCTGGGCGCCACCCAGCCGGGGATGACCATCGTGTGCGGCGACTCGCACACCTCCACCCACGGCGCGTTCGGGTCGATCGCGTTCGGCATCGGTACCTCCGAGGTCGAGCACGTGCTCGCCACCCAGACGCTGCCGCAGACCAAACCGAAGACGATGGCGGTCAACGTCACCGGGGCGCTGCGGCCCGGGGTCACCGCGAAGGACCTGATCCTCGCGCTGATCACGCAGGTCGGCACCGGCGGCGGGCAGGGCCACATCGTCGAGTACCGCGGCGAGGCCATCCCGAACCTGTCCATGGAAGGCCGGATGACCATCTGCAACATGTCGATCGAGTGGGGTGCGCGCGCCGGCATGGTCGCCCCGGACGAGACGACCTTCGGCTACCTGAAGGGGCGGCCGAACGCGCCGGCCGGCGCGGACTGGGACGCCGCGGTGGAGTACTGGCGGGGCCTGGTCACCGACGACGACGCGACGTTCGACACCGAGGTGACGATCGACGCGAGCGCGGTCGAACCGTTCGTCACCTGGGGTACCAACCCGGGTCAGGGCGCGCCGCTGTCCGGCACGGTGCCGGCGCCGGAGTCGTTCGCCGACGAGGCCGCCCGTACCGCCGCCGAGCGGGCCCTGTCCTACATGGACCTGACCGCCGGCACGAAGCTGCGCGACATCGACGTGGACGTGGTGTTCCTCGGTTCCTGCACCAACGGCCGGCTGGAGGACCTGCGGGCCGCGGCCGAGGTGATCTCCGGTCGCCAGGTCGCCGACGGCGTCCGGATGCTCGTCGTACCGGGGTCGGCCCGGGTACGCGAGGCCGCCGAGGCGGAGGGACTGCACGAGGTGTTCACCGCCGCGGGCGCCGAGTGGCGGTTCGCCGGCTGCTCGATGTGCCTGGGCATGAACCCGGACGTGTTGACGCCCGGCCAGCGGTCGGCGTCCACGTCCAACCGCAACTTCGAGGGCCGGCAGGGCCGCGGCGGGCGTACCCACCTGGTCTCGCCGGCGGTCGCCGCGGCCACCGCGGTGGCCGGGCATCTCGCCGCACCGGCCGATCTCTAG
- a CDS encoding fumarylacetoacetate hydrolase family protein, giving the protein MRIARFAHGGGMSFGVVEGDPGAGTEGLTVAQIEGLPFGRVQTTGQRWAVDDVRLLSPILPSKVVCIGRNYAAHAAEHQAEVPTEPLLFLKPSTSVVGPGDPIRLPTQSKQVEHEAELAVVIGMTGARRLDRATAPAAIFGYTCANDVTARDLQRSDGQWTRAKGFDSFCPLGPWIDTDADVSDVEVTCTVGEQVRQRGRTKDLIFDIPTLVSYVSHVMTLLPGDVILTGTPAGVGPLTDGDTVTVAIDGLGTLSNPVVNLD; this is encoded by the coding sequence GTGCGCATCGCACGGTTCGCCCACGGTGGCGGCATGTCGTTCGGGGTGGTCGAGGGCGACCCCGGAGCGGGGACGGAAGGTCTGACCGTCGCCCAGATCGAGGGGCTGCCGTTCGGCCGGGTGCAGACCACCGGACAGCGGTGGGCCGTGGACGACGTGCGGCTGCTGTCACCGATCCTGCCGAGCAAGGTGGTCTGCATCGGCCGCAACTACGCCGCGCACGCCGCCGAGCACCAGGCCGAGGTGCCGACCGAGCCGCTGCTGTTCCTCAAGCCGTCCACCTCGGTGGTCGGCCCCGGCGACCCGATCCGGCTGCCCACCCAGTCCAAGCAGGTCGAGCACGAGGCGGAGCTGGCCGTGGTGATCGGCATGACCGGGGCCCGCCGCCTCGACCGGGCCACCGCCCCGGCCGCGATCTTCGGGTACACCTGCGCCAACGACGTCACCGCACGCGACCTGCAGCGCAGCGACGGGCAGTGGACCCGGGCCAAGGGGTTCGACTCGTTCTGCCCGCTCGGCCCGTGGATCGACACCGACGCGGACGTCTCCGACGTCGAGGTGACCTGCACGGTCGGCGAACAGGTCCGCCAGCGCGGCCGTACCAAGGACCTGATCTTCGACATCCCGACCCTCGTCTCGTACGTGTCGCACGTGATGACGCTGCTGCCCGGTGACGTGATCCTCACCGGCACGCCGGCCGGTGTCGGACCGCTGACCGACGGCGACACGGTGACCGTTGCCATCGACGGCCTCGGCACCCTGAGCAACCCGGTGGTGAACCTTGACTGA
- a CDS encoding class I SAM-dependent methyltransferase — MCAFDAAARKVWGGQAVAYATSFAAVCAYPVEELLDAAAVRAGVRLLDAGTGSGNVAAAACARDARVAAVDAAPDMVRLAADAAPRADVAVAALPSLPFADAVFDVVTANFVLDHVGWPRRCAAELARVARPGGRIALTLWPVPAGAGHALLGRATRAAGVSRPAHRPVLPPETDFPRTEQGVTELLRAAGLATSSCRTISWSHRTTTQEWWRWAEAGVGFNGHLIATQPAETRVAIRRQFELLAARFTDPDGRIALPHQALLATATVPDRPV; from the coding sequence ATGTGCGCGTTCGATGCGGCGGCGCGGAAGGTCTGGGGCGGGCAGGCGGTCGCGTACGCGACGTCGTTCGCGGCGGTGTGTGCGTACCCGGTCGAGGAACTGCTCGACGCCGCCGCCGTCCGAGCCGGGGTGCGACTGCTCGACGCGGGTACCGGATCGGGGAACGTCGCCGCGGCCGCCTGCGCGCGGGACGCGCGGGTCGCGGCCGTCGATGCCGCGCCGGACATGGTGAGACTCGCCGCGGACGCCGCGCCGCGGGCGGATGTCGCGGTCGCGGCGCTGCCGTCGCTGCCGTTCGCCGACGCCGTCTTCGACGTGGTGACCGCGAACTTCGTTCTGGATCATGTCGGCTGGCCGCGCCGCTGCGCCGCCGAACTGGCCCGGGTGGCCCGCCCGGGCGGCCGGATCGCGCTGACCTTGTGGCCGGTACCGGCCGGGGCCGGGCACGCGCTGCTCGGGCGCGCGACGCGGGCCGCCGGCGTCTCGCGGCCCGCGCACCGGCCGGTGCTGCCGCCCGAGACCGACTTCCCGCGGACCGAACAGGGAGTGACGGAACTGCTTCGCGCCGCCGGGCTGGCGACGTCGTCGTGCCGGACGATCAGCTGGAGCCACCGGACCACCACGCAGGAGTGGTGGCGCTGGGCGGAGGCCGGCGTCGGCTTCAACGGCCACCTCATCGCCACCCAACCGGCCGAGACCAGGGTGGCGATCAGACGGCAGTTCGAGCTGCTCGCGGCCCGGTTCACCGACCCGGACGGCCGGATCGCGCTGCCACACCAGGCGCTGCTCGCCACGGCAACGGTGCCGGACCGACCGGTCTGA
- a CDS encoding S1 family peptidase produces the protein MPRQLTRRLLGLAAGATLTAGLLAAAAPTALAAPTTARHRPAPTADVSFAGTVALSNCSGSLVRVPSATDDDKALVLTNGHCLETGMPGPGEVIVDQPSNRRFSLLSADGQDSVGTLTASTVEYSTMTDTDVTLYQVDQTYGEIRQQYGIAALALSTAHPTAGTDIAVVSGYWQQTYSCAIDGFVPELHEADWVWKDSVRYTEPCHVIGGTSGSPVVDTATGQVVAINNTTNEDGARCTLNNPCEVDADGTVTVHQGIGYAEETYLLATCIQGSTINLDSACPSPNPDPRPGPTSAPAKRSPQREAPGPGAHGPGARPVDIRGCRALPPPVTTHGWGVPGAKPLRRGARGPRPRKTHETTPSALSADRGHPGRVAPTGFEPAPLP, from the coding sequence ATGCCGCGACAGCTGACCCGGCGCCTGCTCGGCCTGGCCGCCGGTGCCACCCTGACGGCCGGACTGCTGGCCGCCGCCGCACCGACCGCACTGGCCGCACCCACGACCGCCCGGCACCGGCCGGCCCCGACCGCCGACGTCTCGTTCGCCGGCACCGTGGCGCTGAGCAACTGCTCGGGATCGCTGGTCCGGGTGCCGAGCGCGACCGACGACGACAAGGCGCTGGTGCTCACCAACGGCCACTGCCTGGAGACCGGGATGCCCGGCCCCGGCGAGGTGATCGTCGACCAGCCGTCGAACCGCAGGTTCTCGCTGCTGTCCGCGGACGGCCAGGACTCGGTCGGCACGCTGACCGCCAGCACGGTCGAGTACTCGACGATGACCGACACCGACGTCACGCTCTACCAGGTCGACCAGACCTACGGCGAGATCCGGCAGCAGTACGGGATCGCCGCGCTCGCGCTCTCCACCGCGCACCCGACGGCCGGTACCGACATCGCCGTGGTCTCCGGCTACTGGCAGCAGACGTACTCGTGCGCGATCGACGGCTTCGTGCCGGAGCTGCACGAGGCGGACTGGGTGTGGAAGGACTCGGTGCGCTACACCGAGCCGTGCCACGTGATCGGCGGTACGTCCGGCTCCCCGGTGGTCGACACCGCGACCGGTCAGGTGGTCGCGATCAACAACACCACCAACGAGGATGGGGCACGCTGCACCCTGAACAACCCGTGCGAGGTCGACGCCGACGGCACGGTCACCGTCCACCAGGGCATCGGTTACGCCGAGGAGACCTACCTGCTGGCGACCTGCATCCAGGGCTCCACCATCAACCTCGACTCCGCCTGCCCCTCCCCAAACCCTGACCCCCGCCCCGGCCCCACCTCCGCCCCGGCCAAGAGATCACCGCAACGCGAGGCGCCGGGGCCTGGGGCCCACGGGCCTGGGGCCCGCCCCGTGGACATCCGCGGTTGTCGCGCGCTCCCACCCCCCGTGACCACCCACGGCTGGGGGGTGCCGGGGGCGAAGCCCCTCCGGCGCGGGGCCCGGGGGCCGCGCCCCCGGAAGACACACGAAACGACCCCGTCCGCGCTCTCGGCGGACAGGGGTCACCCAGGTCGTGTAGCCCCGACCGGATTCGAACCGGCGCCGCTGCCTTGA
- a CDS encoding TetR family transcriptional regulator — MRNGARRAALLDAAIEVVARHGGHGLTLRAVDAAAAVPPGTTSNYFRSRADLLRQATDRIGSRLRPDVETLLAAQAAAFDPGVLASQLRRLVAQSQSDPGTRMAALELALAATRDPALRGELGDGTDPDTDRAADGDRAAHEDREPVPPEPAGAAVFAATLGLLIDELAVPEVMPCVDAVIAGVADGIGGTGGDGAGLPDVCSAGGNR, encoded by the coding sequence GTGCGAAACGGCGCGCGCCGCGCGGCGCTGCTCGACGCCGCGATCGAGGTCGTGGCGCGGCACGGCGGGCACGGGTTGACGCTGCGGGCGGTCGACGCCGCCGCGGCGGTGCCGCCCGGTACCACGTCCAACTACTTCCGGTCCCGGGCGGACCTGCTGCGGCAGGCGACCGACCGGATCGGCAGCCGGCTCCGGCCGGACGTGGAGACGCTGCTCGCGGCGCAGGCGGCGGCGTTCGACCCGGGCGTGCTCGCGAGTCAGCTGCGGCGCCTGGTCGCGCAGAGCCAGTCCGACCCCGGTACCCGGATGGCGGCGCTGGAGCTGGCGCTCGCGGCGACCCGGGATCCGGCGCTGCGCGGTGAGCTCGGGGACGGCACCGACCCGGACACCGACCGGGCCGCCGACGGCGATCGGGCCGCGCACGAGGATCGGGAGCCGGTACCGCCGGAACCAGCCGGTGCCGCGGTGTTCGCCGCCACGCTCGGGCTGCTGATCGACGAGCTGGCGGTGCCCGAGGTAATGCCGTGTGTCGATGCGGTGATCGCCGGTGTCGCGGACGGGATCGGCGGAACCGGCGGGGACGGTGCCGGGCTGCCCGATGTCTGCTCCGCCGGCGGGAACCGCTAG
- a CDS encoding IclR family transcriptional regulator, whose translation MSGVGVLDKAIVILEACVDGASLAELVDRTKLPRATAHRLAQALETHRMLVRDQHGRWRPGPRLGELANSAPDVLLTAAEPVLTALRDQTGESAQLYLRRADERLCVAAAERASGLRDTVPVGAVLPMTAGSGAQILLAWEPPEAILPLLPRCKFTARTLAEVRRRGWSQSVAEREAGVASVSAPVRDRTGRVIAAVCVSGPIERIGRRPGDRHAMAVVRGGQRLSGL comes from the coding sequence ATCAGTGGTGTCGGGGTGCTCGACAAGGCCATCGTGATCCTGGAGGCATGCGTCGACGGCGCGAGCCTCGCCGAGCTCGTCGACCGGACGAAACTGCCACGCGCCACGGCGCACCGGCTCGCCCAGGCACTCGAGACGCACCGGATGCTGGTTCGCGACCAGCACGGCCGGTGGCGGCCCGGCCCGCGGCTCGGCGAACTCGCCAACTCCGCGCCGGACGTGCTGCTCACCGCGGCCGAGCCGGTCCTCACCGCGCTGCGCGACCAGACCGGCGAGTCCGCCCAGCTGTACCTGCGGCGGGCCGACGAGCGGCTCTGCGTCGCCGCGGCCGAGCGGGCCAGCGGGCTGCGGGACACCGTCCCGGTCGGCGCGGTGCTGCCGATGACCGCCGGCTCCGGTGCGCAGATCCTGCTCGCCTGGGAGCCGCCGGAGGCGATCCTGCCGCTGCTGCCGCGGTGCAAGTTCACCGCGCGCACGCTGGCCGAGGTGCGCCGGCGCGGCTGGTCGCAGAGCGTGGCCGAGCGGGAGGCCGGCGTGGCGAGCGTCTCGGCTCCGGTCCGGGACCGCACCGGCCGGGTCATCGCCGCCGTCTGCGTCTCCGGCCCGATAGAACGCATCGGCCGCCGCCCCGGTGACCGGCACGCGATGGCGGTCGTCCGCGGCGGCCAGCGCCTCTCCGGCCTGTAA